One window of Quercus robur chromosome 5, dhQueRobu3.1, whole genome shotgun sequence genomic DNA carries:
- the LOC126724848 gene encoding nuclear pore complex protein NUP107 isoform X4, whose product MDVDMDMDTSPSNMNPKDLTVREQFRRYGKRHSATSISPLRERSVSKFSESRLLYDGQSIHSPTNAALFLENIKQEAESIVADHSEGTPARTQSASKWRSSIDGHGMTDMDTGTDSVRYSLKACKHEDDSFADVGDTTFALFASLLDSAIQGLMPIPDLILRFERSCRNVSESMRYGSNVQHRVVEDKLMRQKARLLLDEAASWSLLWYLFGKVSEELPKELILYPQTSHLEACQFVAEDHTAQLCLRVVQWLEDLASKALDLESKVQGSHVGTYLPSSGVWHHTQRYLKKGASNTNTVHHLDFDAPTREHAHQLPDDKKQDESLLEDVWTLLRAGRLEEACDLCRSAGQPWRAATLCPFGGLDLFPSVEALVKNGKNRILQAIELESGLGHQWRLWKWASYCASEKIAEQDGGKYEAAVYASQCSNLIRMLPICTDWESACWAMAKSCLDVQVDLELARLPPGRMDQISSFGDVIDGSSGHSDGTVQPSGGPENWPVQVLNQQPRQLPALLQKLHSMETVHESVARACKEQQRQIEMILMLGDIPRLLDLIWSWIAPSEDDQDVFRPHGDPQMIRFGAHIVLVLRYLLADEMKDTFREKIMSVGDLILHMYAMFLFSKQHEELVGIYASQLARHRCVDLFVHMMELRLNSSVHVKYKIFLSAMEYLPFSSGDDSKGSFEEIIERILSRYRELKVGKYDKLSDVLEQHRLQSLQKAMVIQWLCFTPPSTITDVKDVSTKLLLRALIHSNILFREFALISMWRVPAMPIGAHKLLGFLAEPLKQLSEHQDNFEAFNVSDNLREFQDWSEYYSCDATYRNWLKIELENAEVSSIELSLEEKQRAISAAKETLDSSLLLLLRKENPWLAASEDSIYTSEEPLFLELHATAMLCLPSGECMSPDATVCTTLTSALYSSVTEDVVLNRQLMVNVSVSARDNYCIEVVLRCLAVAGDGIGPHELNDGGILGTIMAAGFKGELLRFQAGVTMEISRLDAWYSSKDGSIEGPATYIVRGLCRRCCLPEVILRCMQVSVSLMESGNPPESHDELIELVACPETGFLHLFSQQQLQEFLLFEREYSIFKMELQEELSC is encoded by the exons CTGCAAGGACACAATCTGCTTCTAAATGGAGATCATCCATTGATGGTCATGGAATGACAGATATGGATACCGGTACTGATTCAGTTCGCTATTCGCTAAAAGCTTGTAAGCATGAGGATGACTCATTCGCTGATGTTGGAGATACAACTTTTGCTCTATTTGCATCTCTACTTGATTCTGCTATTCAAG GTTTGATGCCTATTCCTGATCTGATACTAAGATTTGAGAGATCTTGCCGAAATGTTTCAGAGTCAATGAG ATATGGGTCCAATGTACAGCATCGGGTAGTAGAGGACAAATTGATGAGGCAGAAGGCTCGACTCCTGCTTGATGAGGCTGCTTCCTGGTCTCTTTTGTGGTACCTCTTTGGGAAAG TGTCGGAAGAACTCCCAAAAGAGCTAATCCTG TACCCCCAAACATCACATTTGGAGGCATGCCAATTTGTTGCAGAAGATCATACAGCACAATTATGTCTCCGAGTTGTTCAATGGCTTGAAGATTTGGCTTCCAAAGCACTTGACTTAGAAAGCAAG GTGCAAGGATCTCATGTTGGTACCTATCTCCCCAGCTCTGGAGTTTGGCATCATACTCAACGGTATCTTAAGAAAGGAGCCTCCAATACAAACACCGTTCATCACTTGGATTTTGATGCTCCAACACGCGAACATGCTCATCAGCTACCTGATGATAAA AAACAAGACGAATCTCTTTTAGAAGATGTCTGGACCCTTTTAAGGGCTGGAAGACTGGAAGAGGCATGTGATCTTTGCCGGTCTGCTGGACAG CCATGGAGAGCTGCAACATTATGCCCATTTGGAGGGTTGGACCTATTTCCTTCTGTTGAAGCCTTGGTGAAGAATGGAAAGAACAGAATTTTGCAAGCTATCGAACTGGAAAGTGGCCTAGGTCACCAATGGCGTCTCTGGAAATGGGCTTCCTATTGTGCATCAGAG AAAATTGCTGAGCAAGATggtgggaaatatgaagcagcTGTATATGCATCCCAATGTAGCAACTTAATTCGCATGCTTCCTATCTGCACAGACTGGGAG TCAGCATGCTGGGCAATGGCAAAGTCATGTCTAGATGTTCAAGTGGATTTAGAACTAGCTCGTCTACCACCTGGGAGAATGGATCAAATTAGCAGTTTTGGAGATGTAATTGATGGAAGTTCTGGACATAGTGATGGCACCGTTCAGCCTTCAGGTGGGCCAGAAAATTGGCCAGTTCAAGTTCTGAACCAGCAGCCACGACAACTTCCAGCTCTTCTTCAAAAACTCCATTCAAT GGAAACAGTACATGAAAGTGTTGCTCGTGCTTGCAAGGAGCAGCAACGCCAAATTGAG ATGATTCTAATGTTAGGGGATATACCGCGCCTGCTGGACCTTATATGGTCATGGATAGCACCTTCAGAAGATGATCAAGATGTCTTTAG GCCCCATGGAGATCCTCAAATGATTCGATTTGGTGCACATATAGTGCTTGTACTTAGATATTTACTTGCTGATGAAATGAAGGATACTTTCAGAGAGAAAATAATGAGTGTTGGTGATCTCATTCTACACAT GTATGCGATGTTTCTGTTTTCAAAGCAACATGAGGAGTTAGTGGGTATATATGCTTCTCAGCTTGCACGTCACCGTTGTGTTGACCTGTTCGTGCACATGATGGAACTAAGGCTGAACAGCAG TGTTCATGTCAAATATAAGATCTTCCTTTCTGCTATGGAGTACTTACCATTTTCTTCCGGGGATGATTCAAAAGGAAGTTTTGAGGAAATTATTGAGAG GATTTTGTCAAGATACCGGGAGCTTAAAGTTGGTAAATACGATAAGTTATCGGATGTACTAGAGCAGCACCGGCTTCAGAGTCTTCAAAAAGCTATGGTTATCCAATGGCTTTGCTTTACACCCCCCTCGACAATCACTGATGTTAAGGATGTTAGCACAAAACTTCTTCTGCGAGCACTGATACATAG TAATATATTATTTAGGGAGTTTGCTCTGATTTCTATGTGGAGAGTGCCAGCAATGCCCATAGGTGCACACAAATTACTTGGTTTTCTTGCTGAACCTTTGAAGCAGCTTTCAGAACATCAAGATAACTTTGAGGCTTTTAATGTTTCTGATAATCTAAGAGAGTTCCAAGACTGG aGTGAGTATTACTCCTGTGATGCGACATATCGCAATTGGCTCAAAATTGAGTTGGAGAATGCAGAGGTTTCTTCCATTGAACTCTCAttggaagaaaaacaaagagccATTTCAGCAGCCAAAGAGACACTGGATTCTTCTCTATTACTGCTACTAA GAAAAGAGAATCCTTGGTTGGCTGCATCTGAAGATTCTATTTATACGTCAGAGGAACCTTTATTTCTAGAACTGCATGCCACAGCGATGCTCTGCCTTCCCTCTGGTGAATGTATGTCTCCAGATGCTACAGTGTGCACTACTTTAACGAGTGCCCTTTACTCTTCAGTGACTGAGGATGTTGTGCTAAATCGGCAGCTAATG GTGAATGTGTCTGTATCAGCAAGGGACAATTACTGCATTGAGGTTGTACTTCGCTGCTTGGCAGTTGCAGGTGATGGAATTGGGCCACATGAGCTGAATGATGGTGGTATACTTGGTACTATTATGGCTGCTGGCTTCAAAG GTGAGCTTCTTCGATTTCAAGCAGGGGTTACAATGGAGATCTCCCGTTTAGACGCTTGGTATTCAAGCAAAGATGGTTCTATAGAAGGCCCTGCTACATACATTGTGCGTGGTCTTTGTCGTAGGTGCTGTCTTCCTGAAGTCATTCTTCGGTGCATGCAG GTCTCAGTTTCACTTATGGAGTCTGGCAATCCACCTGAAAGCCATGATGAATTGATTGAACTGGTTGCTTGCCCTGAAACTGGGTTTCTTCATTTGTTTAGCCAGCAACAATTGCAG gaatttttattgtttgagaGGGAGTACTCAATATTTAAAATGGAGCTTCAGGAAGAACTTTCTTGTTGA
- the LOC126724848 gene encoding nuclear pore complex protein NUP107 isoform X2, with the protein MDVDMDMDTSPSNMNPKDLTVREQFRRYGKRHSATSISPLRERSVSKFSESRLLYDGQSIHSPTNAALFLENIKQEAESIVADRSEGTPARTQSASKWRSSIDGHGMTDMDTGTDSVRYSLKACKHEDDSFADVGDTTFALFASLLDSAIQGLMPIPDLILRFERSCRNVSESMRYGSNVQHRVVEDKLMRQKARLLLDEAASWSLLWYLFGKVSEELPKELILYPQTSHLEACQFVAEDHTAQLCLRVVQWLEDLASKALDLESKVQGSHVGTYLPSSGVWHHTQRYLKKGASNTNTVHHLDFDAPTREHAHQLPDDKKQDESLLEDVWTLLRAGRLEEACDLCRSAGQPWRAATLCPFGGLDLFPSVEALVKNGKNRILQAIELESGLGHQWRLWKWASYCASEKIAEQDGGKYEAAVYASQCSNLIRMLPICTDWESACWAMAKSCLDVQVDLELARLPPGRMDQISSFGDVIDGSSGHSDGTVQPSGGPENWPVQVLNQQPRQLPALLQKLHSMETVHESVARACKEQQRQIEMILMLGDIPRLLDLIWSWIAPSEDDQDVFRPHGDPQMIRFGAHIVLVLRYLLADEMKDTFREKIMSVGDLILHMYAMFLFSKQHEELVGIYASQLARHRCVDLFVHMMELRLNSSVHVKYKIFLSAMEYLPFSSGDDSKGSFEEIIERILSRYRELKVGKYDKLSDVLEQHRLQSLQKAMVIQWLCFTPPSTITDVKDVSTKLLLRALIHSNILFREFALISMWRVPAMPIGAHKLLGFLAEPLKQLSEHQDNFEAFNVSDNLREFQDWSEYYSCDATYRNWLKIELENAEVSSIELSLEEKQRAISAAKETLDSSLLLLLRKENPWLAASEDSIYTSEEPLFLELHATAMLCLPSGECMSPDATVCTTLTSALYSSVTEDVVLNRQLMVNVSVSARDNYCIEVVLRCLAVAGDGIGPHELNDGGILGTIMAAGFKGELLRFQAGVTMEISRLDAWYSSKDGSIEGPATYIVRGLCRRCCLPEVILRCMQVSVSLMESGNPPESHDELIELVACPETGFLHLFSQQQLQEFLLFEREYSIFKMELQEELSC; encoded by the exons GAAAAGGCACTCAGCTACAAGCATATCGCCCCTTCGAGAACGTTCAGTCTCAAAGTTCAGTGAATCCAGGCTATTGTATGATGGACAGAGTATCCATAGCCCAACTAATGCGGCcctttttcttgaaaatattaaacaagAGGCTGAGAGCATTGTTGCTGATCGCTCAGAAGGAACACCTGCAAGGACACAATCTGCTTCTAAATGGAGATCATCCATTGATGGTCATGGAATGACAGATATGGATACCGGTACTGATTCAGTTCGCTATTCGCTAAAAGCTTGTAAGCATGAGGATGACTCATTCGCTGATGTTGGAGATACAACTTTTGCTCTATTTGCATCTCTACTTGATTCTGCTATTCAAG GTTTGATGCCTATTCCTGATCTGATACTAAGATTTGAGAGATCTTGCCGAAATGTTTCAGAGTCAATGAG ATATGGGTCCAATGTACAGCATCGGGTAGTAGAGGACAAATTGATGAGGCAGAAGGCTCGACTCCTGCTTGATGAGGCTGCTTCCTGGTCTCTTTTGTGGTACCTCTTTGGGAAAG TGTCGGAAGAACTCCCAAAAGAGCTAATCCTG TACCCCCAAACATCACATTTGGAGGCATGCCAATTTGTTGCAGAAGATCATACAGCACAATTATGTCTCCGAGTTGTTCAATGGCTTGAAGATTTGGCTTCCAAAGCACTTGACTTAGAAAGCAAG GTGCAAGGATCTCATGTTGGTACCTATCTCCCCAGCTCTGGAGTTTGGCATCATACTCAACGGTATCTTAAGAAAGGAGCCTCCAATACAAACACCGTTCATCACTTGGATTTTGATGCTCCAACACGCGAACATGCTCATCAGCTACCTGATGATAAA AAACAAGACGAATCTCTTTTAGAAGATGTCTGGACCCTTTTAAGGGCTGGAAGACTGGAAGAGGCATGTGATCTTTGCCGGTCTGCTGGACAG CCATGGAGAGCTGCAACATTATGCCCATTTGGAGGGTTGGACCTATTTCCTTCTGTTGAAGCCTTGGTGAAGAATGGAAAGAACAGAATTTTGCAAGCTATCGAACTGGAAAGTGGCCTAGGTCACCAATGGCGTCTCTGGAAATGGGCTTCCTATTGTGCATCAGAG AAAATTGCTGAGCAAGATggtgggaaatatgaagcagcTGTATATGCATCCCAATGTAGCAACTTAATTCGCATGCTTCCTATCTGCACAGACTGGGAG TCAGCATGCTGGGCAATGGCAAAGTCATGTCTAGATGTTCAAGTGGATTTAGAACTAGCTCGTCTACCACCTGGGAGAATGGATCAAATTAGCAGTTTTGGAGATGTAATTGATGGAAGTTCTGGACATAGTGATGGCACCGTTCAGCCTTCAGGTGGGCCAGAAAATTGGCCAGTTCAAGTTCTGAACCAGCAGCCACGACAACTTCCAGCTCTTCTTCAAAAACTCCATTCAAT GGAAACAGTACATGAAAGTGTTGCTCGTGCTTGCAAGGAGCAGCAACGCCAAATTGAG ATGATTCTAATGTTAGGGGATATACCGCGCCTGCTGGACCTTATATGGTCATGGATAGCACCTTCAGAAGATGATCAAGATGTCTTTAG GCCCCATGGAGATCCTCAAATGATTCGATTTGGTGCACATATAGTGCTTGTACTTAGATATTTACTTGCTGATGAAATGAAGGATACTTTCAGAGAGAAAATAATGAGTGTTGGTGATCTCATTCTACACAT GTATGCGATGTTTCTGTTTTCAAAGCAACATGAGGAGTTAGTGGGTATATATGCTTCTCAGCTTGCACGTCACCGTTGTGTTGACCTGTTCGTGCACATGATGGAACTAAGGCTGAACAGCAG TGTTCATGTCAAATATAAGATCTTCCTTTCTGCTATGGAGTACTTACCATTTTCTTCCGGGGATGATTCAAAAGGAAGTTTTGAGGAAATTATTGAGAG GATTTTGTCAAGATACCGGGAGCTTAAAGTTGGTAAATACGATAAGTTATCGGATGTACTAGAGCAGCACCGGCTTCAGAGTCTTCAAAAAGCTATGGTTATCCAATGGCTTTGCTTTACACCCCCCTCGACAATCACTGATGTTAAGGATGTTAGCACAAAACTTCTTCTGCGAGCACTGATACATAG TAATATATTATTTAGGGAGTTTGCTCTGATTTCTATGTGGAGAGTGCCAGCAATGCCCATAGGTGCACACAAATTACTTGGTTTTCTTGCTGAACCTTTGAAGCAGCTTTCAGAACATCAAGATAACTTTGAGGCTTTTAATGTTTCTGATAATCTAAGAGAGTTCCAAGACTGG aGTGAGTATTACTCCTGTGATGCGACATATCGCAATTGGCTCAAAATTGAGTTGGAGAATGCAGAGGTTTCTTCCATTGAACTCTCAttggaagaaaaacaaagagccATTTCAGCAGCCAAAGAGACACTGGATTCTTCTCTATTACTGCTACTAA GAAAAGAGAATCCTTGGTTGGCTGCATCTGAAGATTCTATTTATACGTCAGAGGAACCTTTATTTCTAGAACTGCATGCCACAGCGATGCTCTGCCTTCCCTCTGGTGAATGTATGTCTCCAGATGCTACAGTGTGCACTACTTTAACGAGTGCCCTTTACTCTTCAGTGACTGAGGATGTTGTGCTAAATCGGCAGCTAATG GTGAATGTGTCTGTATCAGCAAGGGACAATTACTGCATTGAGGTTGTACTTCGCTGCTTGGCAGTTGCAGGTGATGGAATTGGGCCACATGAGCTGAATGATGGTGGTATACTTGGTACTATTATGGCTGCTGGCTTCAAAG GTGAGCTTCTTCGATTTCAAGCAGGGGTTACAATGGAGATCTCCCGTTTAGACGCTTGGTATTCAAGCAAAGATGGTTCTATAGAAGGCCCTGCTACATACATTGTGCGTGGTCTTTGTCGTAGGTGCTGTCTTCCTGAAGTCATTCTTCGGTGCATGCAG GTCTCAGTTTCACTTATGGAGTCTGGCAATCCACCTGAAAGCCATGATGAATTGATTGAACTGGTTGCTTGCCCTGAAACTGGGTTTCTTCATTTGTTTAGCCAGCAACAATTGCAG gaatttttattgtttgagaGGGAGTACTCAATATTTAAAATGGAGCTTCAGGAAGAACTTTCTTGTTGA
- the LOC126724848 gene encoding nuclear pore complex protein NUP107 isoform X6 has translation MELCLLLKKSVGRTPKRANPGDYPQTSHLEACQFVAEDHTAQLCLRVVQWLEDLASKALDLESKVQGSHVGTYLPSSGVWHHTQRYLKKGASNTNTVHHLDFDAPTREHAHQLPDDKKQDESLLEDVWTLLRAGRLEEACDLCRSAGQPWRAATLCPFGGLDLFPSVEALVKNGKNRILQAIELESGLGHQWRLWKWASYCASEKIAEQDGGKYEAAVYASQCSNLIRMLPICTDWESACWAMAKSCLDVQVDLELARLPPGRMDQISSFGDVIDGSSGHSDGTVQPSGGPENWPVQVLNQQPRQLPALLQKLHSMETVHESVARACKEQQRQIEMILMLGDIPRLLDLIWSWIAPSEDDQDVFRPHGDPQMIRFGAHIVLVLRYLLADEMKDTFREKIMSVGDLILHMYAMFLFSKQHEELVGIYASQLARHRCVDLFVHMMELRLNSSVHVKYKIFLSAMEYLPFSSGDDSKGSFEEIIERILSRYRELKVGKYDKLSDVLEQHRLQSLQKAMVIQWLCFTPPSTITDVKDVSTKLLLRALIHSNILFREFALISMWRVPAMPIGAHKLLGFLAEPLKQLSEHQDNFEAFNVSDNLREFQDWSEYYSCDATYRNWLKIELENAEVSSIELSLEEKQRAISAAKETLDSSLLLLLRKENPWLAASEDSIYTSEEPLFLELHATAMLCLPSGECMSPDATVCTTLTSALYSSVTEDVVLNRQLMVNVSVSARDNYCIEVVLRCLAVAGDGIGPHELNDGGILGTIMAAGFKGELLRFQAGVTMEISRLDAWYSSKDGSIEGPATYIVRGLCRRCCLPEVILRCMQVSVSLMESGNPPESHDELIELVACPETGFLHLFSQQQLQEFLLFEREYSIFKMELQEELSC, from the exons ATGGAATTGTGTTTGCTTCTTAAAAAGAG TGTCGGAAGAACTCCCAAAAGAGCTAATCCTGGTGAT TACCCCCAAACATCACATTTGGAGGCATGCCAATTTGTTGCAGAAGATCATACAGCACAATTATGTCTCCGAGTTGTTCAATGGCTTGAAGATTTGGCTTCCAAAGCACTTGACTTAGAAAGCAAG GTGCAAGGATCTCATGTTGGTACCTATCTCCCCAGCTCTGGAGTTTGGCATCATACTCAACGGTATCTTAAGAAAGGAGCCTCCAATACAAACACCGTTCATCACTTGGATTTTGATGCTCCAACACGCGAACATGCTCATCAGCTACCTGATGATAAA AAACAAGACGAATCTCTTTTAGAAGATGTCTGGACCCTTTTAAGGGCTGGAAGACTGGAAGAGGCATGTGATCTTTGCCGGTCTGCTGGACAG CCATGGAGAGCTGCAACATTATGCCCATTTGGAGGGTTGGACCTATTTCCTTCTGTTGAAGCCTTGGTGAAGAATGGAAAGAACAGAATTTTGCAAGCTATCGAACTGGAAAGTGGCCTAGGTCACCAATGGCGTCTCTGGAAATGGGCTTCCTATTGTGCATCAGAG AAAATTGCTGAGCAAGATggtgggaaatatgaagcagcTGTATATGCATCCCAATGTAGCAACTTAATTCGCATGCTTCCTATCTGCACAGACTGGGAG TCAGCATGCTGGGCAATGGCAAAGTCATGTCTAGATGTTCAAGTGGATTTAGAACTAGCTCGTCTACCACCTGGGAGAATGGATCAAATTAGCAGTTTTGGAGATGTAATTGATGGAAGTTCTGGACATAGTGATGGCACCGTTCAGCCTTCAGGTGGGCCAGAAAATTGGCCAGTTCAAGTTCTGAACCAGCAGCCACGACAACTTCCAGCTCTTCTTCAAAAACTCCATTCAAT GGAAACAGTACATGAAAGTGTTGCTCGTGCTTGCAAGGAGCAGCAACGCCAAATTGAG ATGATTCTAATGTTAGGGGATATACCGCGCCTGCTGGACCTTATATGGTCATGGATAGCACCTTCAGAAGATGATCAAGATGTCTTTAG GCCCCATGGAGATCCTCAAATGATTCGATTTGGTGCACATATAGTGCTTGTACTTAGATATTTACTTGCTGATGAAATGAAGGATACTTTCAGAGAGAAAATAATGAGTGTTGGTGATCTCATTCTACACAT GTATGCGATGTTTCTGTTTTCAAAGCAACATGAGGAGTTAGTGGGTATATATGCTTCTCAGCTTGCACGTCACCGTTGTGTTGACCTGTTCGTGCACATGATGGAACTAAGGCTGAACAGCAG TGTTCATGTCAAATATAAGATCTTCCTTTCTGCTATGGAGTACTTACCATTTTCTTCCGGGGATGATTCAAAAGGAAGTTTTGAGGAAATTATTGAGAG GATTTTGTCAAGATACCGGGAGCTTAAAGTTGGTAAATACGATAAGTTATCGGATGTACTAGAGCAGCACCGGCTTCAGAGTCTTCAAAAAGCTATGGTTATCCAATGGCTTTGCTTTACACCCCCCTCGACAATCACTGATGTTAAGGATGTTAGCACAAAACTTCTTCTGCGAGCACTGATACATAG TAATATATTATTTAGGGAGTTTGCTCTGATTTCTATGTGGAGAGTGCCAGCAATGCCCATAGGTGCACACAAATTACTTGGTTTTCTTGCTGAACCTTTGAAGCAGCTTTCAGAACATCAAGATAACTTTGAGGCTTTTAATGTTTCTGATAATCTAAGAGAGTTCCAAGACTGG aGTGAGTATTACTCCTGTGATGCGACATATCGCAATTGGCTCAAAATTGAGTTGGAGAATGCAGAGGTTTCTTCCATTGAACTCTCAttggaagaaaaacaaagagccATTTCAGCAGCCAAAGAGACACTGGATTCTTCTCTATTACTGCTACTAA GAAAAGAGAATCCTTGGTTGGCTGCATCTGAAGATTCTATTTATACGTCAGAGGAACCTTTATTTCTAGAACTGCATGCCACAGCGATGCTCTGCCTTCCCTCTGGTGAATGTATGTCTCCAGATGCTACAGTGTGCACTACTTTAACGAGTGCCCTTTACTCTTCAGTGACTGAGGATGTTGTGCTAAATCGGCAGCTAATG GTGAATGTGTCTGTATCAGCAAGGGACAATTACTGCATTGAGGTTGTACTTCGCTGCTTGGCAGTTGCAGGTGATGGAATTGGGCCACATGAGCTGAATGATGGTGGTATACTTGGTACTATTATGGCTGCTGGCTTCAAAG GTGAGCTTCTTCGATTTCAAGCAGGGGTTACAATGGAGATCTCCCGTTTAGACGCTTGGTATTCAAGCAAAGATGGTTCTATAGAAGGCCCTGCTACATACATTGTGCGTGGTCTTTGTCGTAGGTGCTGTCTTCCTGAAGTCATTCTTCGGTGCATGCAG GTCTCAGTTTCACTTATGGAGTCTGGCAATCCACCTGAAAGCCATGATGAATTGATTGAACTGGTTGCTTGCCCTGAAACTGGGTTTCTTCATTTGTTTAGCCAGCAACAATTGCAG gaatttttattgtttgagaGGGAGTACTCAATATTTAAAATGGAGCTTCAGGAAGAACTTTCTTGTTGA